The segment CCGTATTATAGGCTTTGGTGGGATCACCTTGGACGGGGACGGGGAAACCACCCCCCAAAATTGTGATCTGGAAGCGTTGCGCCATTTTTTTGAGGAATTTTTCCGCTTCTAAGTCAATCGTTTGAGCTTGCTTTAATTTATCTTCTTCTTGACCCAAAAAAGCAAAATTTTCTGGCAGTCCAATTAATTCGGCCCCTCGACGGACGGCAAGTTCAATTAGTTCTTCAGCCTCAGCCAAGTTTTCTTCGAGGTTAGGCTTGCTCGTCATTTGAATGGCAGCAGCGAGATAGGATTTCATCAGTTCCGTCAATAATGTTGTGGATGAAGCATTAAATCTCATTTTAACAAACTGTTGTCACTAAAAATAAATGTTAAGAAGGATTAGGTTAAAATTTCTTTTAAACCTCGTTGTAATCGTTCAATTCCTTCTTTGGCTGTTGCTTCTTTTAGAGAACCATAGGCGATGCGTAAATAGCATCCTTTTGTCATACCAAATGTTGTCCCAGGAAGAACAGCAACTCGATAAGTTTTAATCAATTGTTTGACTAATTCAAAATCGTTAATTTCTCTATTAATTTTCAAAAAGATATAAAATGCACCTTCAGCAGAAATAACAGTACATATATCCTGAAGATCGCCTAGAGATTTTAGGAGAAATTCTCGAACTGTGGCAATTTCTGGGAGATATTGTTGACAATAATTCTTGCCTTGTTTTAAAGCTCCCACTGCGGCATATTGGGAAATAACAGGAGGACAAATTAGGATAGTATCCTGAATTTTTTTAACAGCATTTAACAGATGATTGGGAATAACCATATATCCAATGCGCCAACTAGCAAATCCATAGGCTTTAGAGAGACTATATAAGGAAATGGTATGATTTTCGCTGTCTGGAATTGCCCCCGGAGAAAAGTGTTTAACTCCGTTATAGGTAAAGTATTCGTAGGCTTCATCAGAAATATGATAAAGTTCGTTTTCTTGACAAATTTGATTAACTTCTTTTAAGGCGGATTCAGAATAAACAACACCTGTGGGATTATTGGGAGAAATGGTTACAATTGCACGGGTTTTATCGGTAATCGCTTGTTTAATGGCATTAGGTTGAAGTTGATAATTTTCATCGGTTGGGACTAAAATCGGCTGACAATTTGCCATGGTAATTGCCATTTCATGGTTAAAGTAATAGGGGGTATTAAGAATGATTTCGTCTCCGGCTTGGGTAATGGCTAAAAGAGCATTGATAAAGGCCATATTTCCCCCTGCGGTGACAACGATTTTTTGGTGATTATTAAGATTAATGTTGTTGTCTTGTTGTAATTTTTGAGTGATAATATTAATGAGAGGAATAATCCCTTGAACAGCTTGATATTTATGACTGTCTGGGGTGTTAATAAAGTCAGTGATAGCAGCGATCGCTTCTGGAGGAGGGGGATAATAAACCACTCCTTGTCCTAAAGAAATTGTCCCAGGATTCTCTCGAATTAGTTGCCCAACAATGGGAATCATAGGAGACTGTACTGCTGTCATACGAGACGGAAAAGGTGTCATAGAATTTAGCATTTTAATGGTTTTATTAATTTTATTGTAAAATCAAGAAATTAAAAATAATTAATAACATAAATCCGTAGATGTTTTAAGTTCCCTGTTTCCTTTAATTATTGACTTGTCCTGACTGATAAACGGGACGTTCAGCAAAGCGAATATTCGCTTGATCAAAAGCAGGTTTCAGACGACGACGATATTCTCGAATAACTTTACGAAATATCCCTGGTTTTGTTTGAAATCTTACCCCAACAGTAAACCCATAACCATCAATATCTTCAACCCCTCGTACTTCTGCTTCTTGAATCAAACTATTCCAAAAATCATCCGCTTTCATGTCTTCAATCACTTGCTCAAGAACTTTAATGGCAATATCTACATTAGCACTAAAATGAACGGGAATATATAATTTAGATCTTGCCCAATCTTTGGAGAGATTGTTAACCTGTTTAATATCACTATT is part of the Rippkaea orientalis PCC 8801 genome and harbors:
- a CDS encoding pyridoxal phosphate-dependent aminotransferase, which encodes MTPFPSRMTAVQSPMIPIVGQLIRENPGTISLGQGVVYYPPPPEAIAAITDFINTPDSHKYQAVQGIIPLINIITQKLQQDNNINLNNHQKIVVTAGGNMAFINALLAITQAGDEIILNTPYYFNHEMAITMANCQPILVPTDENYQLQPNAIKQAITDKTRAIVTISPNNPTGVVYSESALKEVNQICQENELYHISDEAYEYFTYNGVKHFSPGAIPDSENHTISLYSLSKAYGFASWRIGYMVIPNHLLNAVKKIQDTILICPPVISQYAAVGALKQGKNYCQQYLPEIATVREFLLKSLGDLQDICTVISAEGAFYIFLKINREINDFELVKQLIKTYRVAVLPGTTFGMTKGCYLRIAYGSLKEATAKEGIERLQRGLKEILT